TTTCGAACATGgtataaaatgataaaataaaataaaatggtaCAAATTAGTAAGATTATTAAGTAGTGAGATTAAAATGTTTGTCAAGACAAACGAATGGAGGGCTGGAGTTTGTTTTCTTCATATTTGCCGTTGAATTAAGTTTACTTCTTATGTGGGCTGATGTAATACTATATTTTTGTATTCTAGTTTGTCTTTAACTTTCTTTTAAATCTTGTAATAATTTCTATTAGAAACTATAATCActgtaaaatatgatattatgaTAATGATTTTTATAGAGAACCAAAATAAGTTAATTCTTTGACTTAATAgaataagtttattttttgaCTTAATAGACTGACTAATTTTAAATCTAGAAGTTGttcataaaaaattataatcaaaaacTTATTTTAGTATGATATGTATTTCAAATGCATTTAGATAATTTGTAATCAATAAGTGGATCCATACTCTTCGATCCTTCTCAAGTTCATGTAAAGCAAGGCACATCTTTGGTTTTGCTTTGGTAAAAGATCCATAAGTGTGTGACTGTGTCAACATATTTGATTAATATgtgaaattctaaaataaacGACATTTTCAATCAACCGaaacaatatataaacataaatgtTTCGAGCAATGGTGTGTGTGTCAAGCCAAGCCAATGTTAAAAATTAGCGAATCTCACGTTTAGTTTGCATCGTAAGTTGAGAATGAAGCAAACTTATATGTCAGGCCAATGAACCAAAATTAGCGTGTTTACATTTAAATTCTAAAACTGGCTACATTTCCAACTATACATATTAAGTTAAACCAGTGATGAGGCCTTACGATGCAAACTCCATCTCTAAGGAAACGATTCAAGAATAAAACATAGCAAATTTAACAGAACATAACACAAGTTTGAAACGACAACATTAAACAAGTTTGAAACGACAACATTAAACAACAACAGGCTCTCAAGGTTTTGTCTTTACACTAACAATGTTAAGCAAACGTACAAACCACACACTAGACCGTGGCATTTAGGATAATTAAAATACGAAGGGATCTAAATAGAGATGATTATTATTACTCTGCATCAAACGGTGACAGCCACACATCTGACCATGTCAAACAGCTCATCCTCAACGACAACATCACAAGACTCCAACTTACCCCAAATCTCTCCTCCTTGGCGCCTTTCCAAAGCAATCTGCGCACAGCAAATGACCTCCTTGCCGTCATGTTTCTTAGGAAAGAAGAGAGCCAGCTTCTTCTCACCGCACTTCACCGCATTAGGCCACTTTGACTGGGCAGTCTCGACAGCCAGAAACTCATCCAAACCGTTGACAACACTCCAGCGGCTCTGCTTTGGGTCAAACGCCCTCAACGCCTTCCCTGAACAATCAAGAAAGTAGAGGACATCATCAACCACACAGCCACCCTCCCAGTTCTTAGAGTTCAACACCTCGTTAGACTCCCACGTGTTTTCCTTTGGTCCATAAACAACAGAAAAGGTGTCTCTAACACCTCTCATGCAAATCTTGTCCTCCATCACCACCGCATCAGACCAAATAGCACCAACCCTCATGTCTTCTTTTCCCATCACAGGCTCCCACACCTGCGTTTCTGCATCAAGCACCATCACTGTTTTCCTCCACGCCATCCCACGATCCCAAGTGAAACGGGAATCACCGATCAGGTAAACCTTCCCGTCCATGACAGTACCAACTCTACTAGGCATGGGAGTTGCCGCGAAGCGCTGAGGCATGTCAGGGATGGGCTGCACCGTGTGGGAGGTACAGTCAACGCAGAGGGCATCAACATCGTTGAACACGTACACCTTCGAACCCACCGAGACAAAGCTTCCACGGTGAGACACGGGAGGAAGTGATCGGACGACGACCAAGCGGTTGCTGCAGTTGAGTTTCTGGTGGAAGATGTAGAAACGGCAGTCACCCGTGTTGCGGTTGCGGAGGAGAGCGTAGAGACGGTGTTGGGTGATTCCCAGCTGAGATCGCCTCTTGTAGAGCTTAGGAGAGGCAATGAGTTTCCTGAACTTCTTGGAGACGAGGGAGAGTGTCGGGTAATGGCTTCTGGGCACACGAGCCACGATGTCAAGCGCAACGTCGTCTGGAAGTGACGGAATCAGAGGAGACGACACTGACAGCTCCATGAATTTCTCCGTTAATTCAGACATCTTGAAACAGCTGTGGTTGAATGAGTCAGAAAAACGACCTGAAGACAGAGGAAACACATGTAATTAGTTAGACTAAAAGACCAGAGAGCGCTTCAAGTTCTGATAATCATTTCAGACAACTCAAATTTCAGACATCTCCACGTTCAGTTCAGACAGATCTATCCCTAAGAGTAAGAACCCAACCGACAGCATAGACATCGTGTTCAGACATCATTCAAGTTCAGACATCTCCAAGTTCAGTTCAGACATATCTATCCCTAAGAACAGAACCTAGACGTGTTCAGACATTTCCAAGTTCAGACATTATCAACTCAAGCAAGAATCACAAAGAGAAGACGAAAGAGTAAAACGCTAAGAAGCTGGTTCCAAGACCACAGACACGACACAAGTAATGGGTACAGATTAGGGTTTTACTCATAAACTAAGCAGACAGacaaaagtttcaatttttatctAACTATTGGTCATGCAGCACGTATTTAGGACCATTAATCATGCAAATTTCAACAATAATCCACCAAAAAGTTACACTCAGATTTCAACAACGAGACACAGAAACGAATCGAACAAGATAGAAAAGAAGAATGTAGAAAGAGTAAGGTGATTTGAGATTTTGAGGCAAACCTGCAAGAAGCCAGAAGGAACTTAGGGTTTCTTTCTGTCACAGAGGCACGACTCTAGAAagcaaagagaaaaagaagacgACGAAAGAGAGAAGATGCAGAGGGGGTCTATCAGTttttatgattacaaaaatataaacctAAACGATGTCGTTTCAGTTGTAGCACATTATATAAAAGgctttttatatatacaaaggTGGCCCTGGCATTGACCAGTTTGGGCTTTCGGCCTACGTTTATGTTCATGTCTATCTTCAAGTAGGCTAGTGCTTAATGTTCTTGTTTATCATAAGAAATATATGGGGAGTCCGGTTCCATTGtcctctttttattttcatatttcatttattaatGAGActtgtttttcttaatttattatgGCTGGCACTACTGTATAcagataaaattttatttttactttattaacagctattttatttatatagaatgtAGCATTACAagtaacataaaattttataggaaaaaaggaaactgaaaatataaaccaaaaaatcatgTTTGTCTTGTGTAATCCGGAGTCATCTTCTGTCAATGAAAATAGAGTTCCGATGTGGATcggattttgttttcatttttggaTTCCCGTCTCCCACACGATTTTAGATctattgtttttcttcttctttgttattAACTGCATCTTATGCTTTAGTTTTTTCCAGTGTTTTGAAACACAACCCGGACCCGAAgttgaaccggtaaatccgGTGACTCGAGATAAATCCGGTTCGAAATTTgtgaaaaactcaaaatttaaaaacccgcaaaaatccgCAAAAACCTACTAAAACCCGAAATCCAGCACTGGTTGAACCAGTAGGTAACATTCacattttctaaaacttttaattattttttagattatcttttatattctaaatttcgaaTTAAAAATTAGTCTTTCGGTTTTTTTTCCATCGTTCTTCTGTTAGCCTCTACTGACTCTGtatcttctgtttcttcttcatttttttttttttgactattTTGTTTAGTATAAATCTGTAGTAAAATCTATTAAATCTCAATAAAAGAAGGAACATAAAAGAGAATGAAATGATTTACCCAGAAACAAGAATCGTTTGTTGACTCGGAACTGGTAAACCGAGTTGGGTAaacataattaaacaaaaacggAGAGACTGGCTATGTCTATCAAGACCGGCGACGTCTGAAGGTGAGACAGGGGCGGAGTTCAGTGATAAGTTCGAGATGCCAAGAAGATGGATACCTTGCTGAGATGAGAAGTTGGGGTTGGATTTGAAGGGAAAAAAACTATGTTCTTGATGATTGATGTGGAGGAGAAGAAACAGCCTATTGAAGTGAATAAAAAGTGGATTCAGAGGAGATTGAAGGCCAAACGAACAGAGATGAGGATCActttgtttaggttttattatatttcaattaaaatagTTGAAAAGGTAAAAAGGATAGTTTTGGAATTTGATATGGTCTGTATCTATGATTTTGTGTGAAAAAATATCTGTGTAGTAATAAGTGTCCTAGAGTAATATAATAAACTCAAAATGTGACTCACAATGTAATTCTTTCTTTAAATTGCTTGTATTTGGGTTGGACTTATTCCACTTGTGTTTTAAAGATTTTGAGCTTATTAATATACAAgaaaatgttgacaaaaaaaactgaaaaaaaaaagaaaaattatctaatataataaaGACCAAATCGCCAATATCAGATCAATCGCCAATATCAGATCAGAAATTTGGCCTGGAGCAGAAACTAAAGAATGGATATCAAATACTTCAGTGGCACCAAATGTCTCTAAAATCATACCGGATCTGCGTACACACAGTGCGTACACAACTGAAAATTAAACACTAGACTCTCCCTCCTTTGGGTTTATTTCAAATGTAATGTTGATGGAGCCTTTAATATGCAGACACAATAAACAAATGCGGGATGGATTACTCCGAATGCTCATGGTTACGCAAAATACCGGGGAGCAGCGGTCTTGACACATTTTTCCACAAGTTTGGAAGCATAACCAGGACCGGACCTGAGCCAATTCTAATGAACTATTGGccttatttttaaaacttccCAAATTTACCTCAAAAAATTtagcttaatttttttaaatatcatctACAGTCAGTGGCGGAGCCAGCCAAAAATTATATAGAGGACAATGTAACATCTCAACTTAAATCCATAAGGACAAGCGAAGAATTTTACCACTCAAACCATATAATTCTCaattaatcaaagaaaaaaaatgatttcaatATTTCATCTGGGACAGCTGTCTCTTTCCTCCTTCTCTCCCTTCGCCACTGCCTACAGTCCATTAAATCTCAGTGCCAGCTACTTAAGTGAAAAGCTCTTCTTTCTGTAACACAATTATGTTAGAGTTTCAGGTATAAACATATTTTCGAAAGTGTTTAACAATCTTTGGTTCACATTCTTCTGGATCTTTATTCTAACATATTTCTTCAGCATCTAATCAACGACATCGAGTTATTGTCAAGCACATTCACAGAATGTTCATTCAACTTTGTTCACCGAATCAGTGATAATGTAGCAcatgtattaacaaaatatgTCTTTCTAATGGATCATTTTATAATGATTGTATGTATTCTCTTATATGGTTAACATCATTTTCAActttcaaattaataaaatgacaaatttgtcgttaaaaaaaaaggaaactgtTTTTTAGGCCAAAAATGATAACTATGACCCACTAGACAAATCTCATATACTTTATGTCTCATTagattaatttaatattaaatttgtaactacaattaataaatcattataatgtatttaaaaatatttaatattataataaatatattattataattaaaataactaataacataaaaaaaaaaaatcgattttaaattcatagttacaattaataacaattttaaattttaaattcgtaactaaaattaataatttttttatttttttctgaaactttgatttttcatatatggaaacaaaatattttcaaatattttcttctcATAATTTTTGGAACTGATTAGTTTTATCCGTATAATATAGTAAATATGTAGAATTCgttttataagaaattataatcactgtaaaatatgatatcataataatgtttattttttattgaataaattaattctCTGGCTTAATAGACTGACTAATTTTAAATCTAGAAGTTGttaataaaagaattataatcaaaaatttattttattatgatatatatttcaaatgcATTTAGATAATTTGTAATCAATAAATTCTCAAGTTCATGTAAAGCAAAGCACATCTTTGGTTTTCTTTGGTAAAAGATCCATAAGTGTGTCGTCAAATTTGATAATATGTGAAATTCTATAATAGACGACATTTTCAATCAACAGAAACAATATATAAACGTATATGTTTCGAGCAATggtggtgtgtgtgtgtgtttgtttaaGATTTTCATTTCGTCCCAAACTCCTATGTTTCCTTTTCTTAAAAGGTTTGCATCATAGTTGAACATGGGCACCTAACATTAGGGAATTACGTTTAGTTTGCGTCATAAGTTGAGCATGAACCAAACATATCAAATCTGATTACATGTAAAATTCTAAAACTGACTTCATTTCCATTTATACATATTAAGTTAAACAGTGATAAAGCCGTGACGATGCAAACGTCATGTAACGATTCAAGAATAAAACATAGCAAATTTAACAGAACATAGCACAAGTTTGAAAGGACAACATAAAACAACAACACGCTCTCAAGGTTTTGTCTTTACACTAACGATGCTAAGCAAACGTACAACCACACACCAGACCGTGGCATTTAGGATAATTAAAAATACGAAGGGATCTAAATAGAGAGATTATTACTCTGCATCAAACCGTGACAGCCACACATTTGACCATATCAAACAGCCCATCCTCAACGACAACATCACAAGACTCCAACTTACCCCAAATCTCTCCACCTTGACGCCTTTCCAAAGCAATCTGCGCACAGCAAATGACCTCCTTGCCGTCATGTTTCTTAGGAAAGAAGAGAGCCATCTTCTTCTCACCGCACTTCACCGCATTAGGCCACTTTGACTGGGCAGTCTCGACAGCCAGAAACTCATCCAAACCGTTGACGACACTCCAGCGGCTCTGCTTTGGGTCAAAGGCCCTCAACGCCTTCCCTGAACAATCAAGAAAGTAGAGGACATCATCAACCACACACCCACCCTCCCAGTCCTTAGAGTTCAACACCTCTCCCATCAGTTCCCACTTGTTTTCCTCTGGTCCGTAAACAATAGAACAGTTATTCCTAAAACCTTTCATGTAAATCTTATCCTACATCACCACAGCATCAGACCAAAGAGCACCAACGCGcatgttttctttctttatcaCCGGCTCCCACGTCTGCGTTACCGTATCAAGCACCATCACTGTTTTCCTCCACGACATCCCACGCTCCCAAGTGAATGCGGAATCACCGATCAGGTAAACCTTCTCTCCGATGACATTAGCAAGTTTACTACACATGGGAGACGCCGCGAAGCGCTGAGGCATGTCAGAGATGGGCTGCACCGTGTGGGAGGTACAGTCAATGCAGAGGGCATCAACATCGTTGAACACGTACACCTTCGAACCCACCGAGACAAAGCTTCCACGGTGAGACACGGGAGGAAGTGATGGGACGACGACCAAGCGGTTACTGCAGTTGAGTTTACGGTGGAGGATGTAGAGACGGCAGTCATCCTTGTTGTTGCGGTTGCGGAGGATGGCGTACACACGGTGTTGGGTGATGCCCAGCTGAGATCGTCTCTTGTAGAGCTTAGACGAGGCGATGAGATTCCTGAACTTCTTGGAGACGAGGGAGAGTGTCGGGTAATGGCTTCTGGGTACACGAGCGACGATGTCAAGGGCAACGTCGTCTGGAAGTGACGGAATCAGAGGAGACACTGACAGCTCCGAGAATTGCTCCATGTTTTCAGACATCTTGAAACAGCTGTGGTTGAATGAGTCAGAAAAACGACCTGAAGACAGAGGAAACACATGTAATTAGTTAGCCTAAAAGACCAAAGAGTACTCCCTGATCCAAGTTCAGACATCATTTCAAGTTTATACTTTCAAGCTCAGAGATTTCAAGTTCAGATATTTCATGTTAAGACAGTCAAGTTCTTTCCAAGCTCAGACATTTCAAGTTCAGACATTCAAGTTCTTTCAAGCTCAGATATATCTTCAAGGTCAGACATTCAAGCTCAGAGATTTCAAGTTCAAACATTCAAGTTCTTTCAAGCTCAGATATATCTTCaagttcagacatttcatctcAAGCAAGAAGACAAAAGAGTAAAATCGCTAGGAAGGTGATACCAAGTCAAGACAGAAGTAGTAAGCAGAAAGAAAGAGTAAACAAATACTAAGCAGACAGacaaaagtttcaatttttatcaaattattgGTCAATTTTACCATGCAATTTTCAACAATAACACccccaaaaaaatattacactCAGATTTCAACAGCGAGAAGGAGAAACTAATCGAACAAGATCTAAGAGCAGAacagaggaaaatatagagggTTTGAGATTTTGCGGCAAACCTGCAAGTAGCTAGAAGGAACTTTTCAGGGAGGGTTTGTCGCACAGAGAGCAAAAGGGACTACTAATAAGAGTTGCTAAGAGAAGATGCatggagggggggggggggtgggggGGTTTATGTTAAAAAACTAAAACGCCGGCGTTTATTTGTGGCCCATAATAATTGTATATTAGTACGAGGTCTATAGCCCAATAACATCTTAGTTAGCCCGTTAAATATATGGATTCGACAAAGACCCAAGTCACAACTTTGCATGAATCTTTGAAGAGAATCACCGAGAGCTGAGAAACCAGCATAAGCTAATCTTCTTCATTTATCGGGTAACATATTAGTTTGCAGTTACTTCAATATATGCATAGGAACGTTGCCTAATGAACGCAAATAATGTTGCAAGTTTGGTAGATGAGGTTAAAATACACGAAGAGCCTAGCCCAACCGACATGTATGACTAAAGGAATTACTTGGACTCGTTAAGCAATGTGTTCATGTTGCTGAACTAGTTGGCCTTCACAACTCCACGAgcatgaacttttttttttataattttttttcgatatcccctatatattaaaagagatgCATTTGTAATTAATGCATTCAcactatattttttgaatttgctGACGTGTCGTCTTCACAATCATTTAACATTTAATGCGTTCATACACTAAGTTTTTAAGTACACCGAGACAATTTAATGTATTcgcattctatttttttcaataaactCTTTTGGTTCATACATTTGTAACATTTATAAATAGtgaattgaaattatttaaaattctcttTGTACAACTACTGAATAatagcattttttaaaaaatcattaagattcGCATCAACTAAAATGCTTGAGTGAGAatgttttagaaattaaaagttTCATATTTAACTTGGTTTCTTGAAAAAAGACATGTGACATACACGGTGATGAGTAGGGTCCAACGCTATACTCCAAGTGTATAGATTGTTTCAAAATGTTATCTTTGGTAACTGTGATATCAAATAGCGTCTACACAACTCATGGAAGTCTCTTTCAAAGCTCTTCTCTGGTCTATGAAGATATCACTTTATTGTTGGGTTCTTTAGAGGAACTTGACAAGATTGAGAGGAGGAGACATGTTGgtgagaatgatgatgatgatgggaatATAACTCTAAACCATGTTTTATGGTCGTGTCCATGAATGGGTGATGGTCTGAGCGAGAGTGACTACAAGGGATTTCTTTGGGGAGCTGATTGTACCGagagttttctaaaataatcaaaGTTAAAGGTAAATGGTTAACTTCTAATGATCTTTTcgtatgtgattatttaaatttaatgtgttttgtttaCCGTTTTAGATGATCATAAGATCATATGAAGGACCTGATGCAAGATCAGATCGAGAAGACATGAGAAACATGCTATGCGGGTACTCACATTAAcactaatcaaaatttacattattaaactCAATAAAAACCAATTTCTATGATAAATatacaactttttatattatgtctaagttcaaacaacaaaaataataatagattatcttatataaaatacaaaatcttaaaatgtcACCAACATTGTTTGTATaaacaatacaaataaattagatgtctttttttttaaactattatttagattttatttgattttgcaagcatttagaaacttaaaaatgaaacaattgGTTCGACATAAGAACTTTCGaaaattcatataacatgaaaccaaacaaatataatagttttaggtttatcaccgaaaaattaaaaacctcGATCACTTCAAccgaacaaaacaaaataaatatggatttagaatggtatttatattttaggaggTTAAGAAAATAATGTAATACTGAACGAATATCcagattaaacatatattttttttttatcttaaaaagtagGGCTGAGCAAAATATCCGGAACTgacgaaccgaaccgaaattcaGGGTCCCAAACTCGATCAGACACGGGGTAAATAACTGAATGGTCCCTAAACTGatgtatccgaagaaccggatttctgaaatgtaaatatatctttaaaaatattatttataattatatgtataattattttaaaaattaaattcaaaattatatattaaatatattaattattttgtgtattttcagataaaatatgatagtttgtatAGAAATACTCAAAAAACCGTGTCCAAtgagtaattttagtttttttttgtacatttgGGTAGTTTTGATACAAAATACCTGAACCGAATCGGGTAATATGGTTAATTTAAGTATGAACCAGTTtcatatatattagttattcagttattttaaggtttttttacatcaaaaccgAACTCACTCGAATCCGGGAGGACTCGACTCGAACCCGACTCGAAATTTTGTAATACCCAAACAAGACTTAATTTTTAAACCTGAGAAACCCGGTATCCGAAAAAAACGACGGATACCTGAATACTCATGCctattaaaaagataacaaaattaataatctcatcccgtgcaaggcacgggttattacatagttaaaatattaaaatcatggGTTAGATGCTTATTGCTCTCTTTAAATGAGTACCACCAAAATAATCCTTTTAAGTAAAATATGTTATGTACTGATTATGTGATCGACCACTAGCAGGTCCATGCAGCAGCTCGGTCCAAGCCCATCCGGAAAAAGCCATAGGCGCCTGATCTTACTTTGTATTTATTCCATGTATTCCTAATCCATATGGGTTTAGGATAACTACTAATGTATATATAAGCCTATTGGCGACAGTAATAAATGATACACATGTTTTCCCCTTCATaacacaacacgttatcagtaCGACGTTGCTCCCAAAAATCCTAACCCTAAAAACCAGAAATAAATCCGAGCAGAAAAAACCAGAAAATCTGACGATATTCAAACAGCTCTATCTCTCAAACCATAAAGATCCAGACGACGTgtaagatatcaaatcgaagctaTTGACGAGTCGATTCCAGCGCCGCAGACAGCACATCGATCTGATCCCAGACACGTCCTCACGCTCAGCTACAATACACTCGGTCGATTTGGTTTCGAAAACTAAATCCGACTCCAACAGAGATTTTTCTATAAACTCAACTCCTTATAGTTTCatgaatttattttatcttGAATAGTTTATGTGTTCATGACATCTAATACTCCatgattatttttcttatttgtttcaTGAACCGACGAGAAGCAATAGAAACAATAAATCCAAGCAGTCAATTAGCTACCAGCAAACAGTCTCTGGAAGGTCTCTAACTGATAGACCGATCAACCCTTCAGACTCTGGTAATCCGATTAAACTGAGAACATAGAAATCAAATCTTATATATGGCCTTGAAACCATAAAACTAGAATCCTACTGTGTTCTTGATGTTTGATCTGAAAATTAAATTGATTTGATTGTCTGATTGAGTGATTTAAAATTTTCCTGAAGCATTAGAAAAGCTTAGAATTGATAATCACACggacttaattttttttaagagaaTCAGACTGAAAAAATTGAACAAATCCGACTGCAATATCTGAAAGAAACATGAAATCGACTAGATCTGAATTAGGACTGCAAGTTACATAATTTTCCTGAAAATCTGATCATAATTCCTGAAATAAATTCGAATTTTTGCTTGATGTTCTTGACTGTTAAAACTTGATTTCCTGCTGTTGAAGTCGACTAGAACATGGATTAggattgaaaaatatatttttttaattcttaaaatTCGAAAAACAGAGATAAATctgagaaaatatattatttttaaaatataaaaggaaaaagtatatattttaaatatttctattttatatatttgataaattcgactaaaataaaatagaaagtatattttcaaatctgaGATTActattttccaaattttttttttaaaaaaatcataatcctATTTAAATTTGGATTTAATAAGTAATAAGTAATTATCAGAAAATAGAATCATAATCCTCTTTGAAATTAGGATTTATCTAATATTGATCAGTAAATTAAATCATAATCACAATTGAATTAGGATTTATTAGTATCAGATGAATAAtcgaaaatattttgaaaatatatgctTGAATTgtctgatttatttttttagacaCATTATCATCTGATTTAATTATCTGAAAgtcgaaaataataaataattgcTAGATGTTTCCTTTACTGG
This genomic stretch from Raphanus sativus cultivar WK10039 chromosome 3, ASM80110v3, whole genome shotgun sequence harbors:
- the LOC108831142 gene encoding F-box/kelch-repeat protein At4g38940 encodes the protein MSELTEKFMELSVSSPLIPSLPDDVALDIVARVPRSHYPTLSLVSKKFRKLIASPKLYKRRSQLGITQHRLYALLRNRNTGDCRFYIFHQKLNCSNRLVVVRSLPPVSHRGSFVSVGSKVYVFNDVDALCVDCTSHTVQPIPDMPQRFAATPMPSRVGTVMDGKVYLIGDSRFTWDRGMAWRKTVMVLDAETQVWEPVMGKEDMRVGAIWSDAVVMEDKICMRGVRDTFSVVYGPKENTWESNEVLNSKNWEGGCVVDDVLYFLDCSGKALRAFDPKQSRWSVVNGLDEFLAVETAQSKWPNAVKCGEKKLALFFPKKHDGKEVICCAQIALERRQGGEIWGKLESCDVVVEDELFDMVRCVAVTV
- the LOC130509916 gene encoding F-box/kelch-repeat protein At4g38940-like produces the protein MKGFRNNCSIVYGPEENKWELMGEVLNSKDWEGGCVVDDVLYFLDCSGKALRAFDPKQSRWSVVNGLDEFLAVETAQSKWPNAVKCGEKKMALFFPKKHDGKEVICCAQIALERRQGGEIWGKLESCDVVVEDGLFDMVKCVAVTV
- the LOC130509633 gene encoding F-box/kelch-repeat protein At4g38940-like; this encodes MSENMEQFSELSVSPLIPSLPDDVALDIVARVPRSHYPTLSLVSKKFRNLIASSKLYKRRSQLGITQHRVYAILRNRNNKDDCRLYILHRKLNCSNRLVVVPSLPPVSHRGSFVSVGSKVYVFNDVDALCIDCTSHTVQPISDMPQRFAASPMCSKLANVIGEKVYLIGDSAFTWERGMSWRKTVMVLDTVTQTWEPVIKKENMRVGALWSDAVVM